GCGGCTTAATCTGGCGCCGATGGTGGCGGATAATGATTCGCCCCATACCACCGCTTTTACCGTAACGGTTGATTATCGCCATGGCACCACCACCGGTATCTCTGCCGAGGACCGCACGCTGACGGTGCGCAATCTTGCCAACCCGAATGCACAGGCGGTGGATTTTGTCCGTCCGGGGCATGTGTTTCCGCTGATTGCGCGTGAAGGCGGGGTGCTGACACGCTCTGGCCATACAGAAGCGGGCGTTGATCTGTGCCGGTTGAACAACCTGCCGCCGGTGGGCGTGTTGTGTGAACTTGTCAATGATGACGGCACGGTCATGCGCGGTGAGGCGCTTGAGGCTTTTGCCAAAAAACACAAGCTGCACCGGATAACCGTGGCTGAACTGATCGCCTGGCGGCGGCAGAAGGAAACACTGGTTGAACATCTGGGCCAGATAACGGTTGAAACCGCTGCAGGCCGGGCGGTTGCCCACAGCTATCATCTGCCGTGGGAATCCATCCAGCATGTGGCGATTGTCATCGGCGATATCGGTGACGGTGAAAATGTGCCGGTGCGGCTGCACCGTGAACATGTGTTGCAGGATGTGTTCAACCCGCAGCACCGGCTGGATACGATATTGCAGCAGATGAAGACGGAACACGGGCGTGGTGTGCTGGTTTACCTGCGCGCCGGTTCGGTTGGTGTCGGGGCGGGGGAACAGGACCAGCAGCATCAGCGTGGCGATGAGGACCACAAGGAAGCAATGGTTCGCGATGAAGAGTGGCGCCATATCGGCCTTGGCGCGCAGATTTTACGTCATCTGGGTTTACGCTCCATCATATTGCTGGCTTCAAAGGAGCGCCATTATGTCGGGCTTGAAGGCTTTGGCATCCGCATAGCGCGCACGGAAATTATAAAAGGATAAGGGATTGATGACAAAAACAGCCGATAATGCCGATATTGGGAGTTTAAGTTTTGAGCAGGCGCTGGAGCAACTGGAAAAGATTGTGGAAAATCTTGAGCGGGGCGATGTGGCGCTGGAACAGTCCATCCGTATTTATGAGCGGGGTGAAGCGTTGAAGAAACATTGCGAAAAGCTGCTGGCGGCGGCGGAAAGCAAGGTTGAGAAAATCCGCCTCGGCCGTGAAGGCGCGCCGCAGGGGCTGGAGCCGCTGGATGAAGAATAGCAATCTGTTTTGTCAGGGTGTTTTTCTGACAAGATATTTTGCCATGACAGCCGGAATATGGTAAGAAACACTCAAGGGCAAGGTTTCCGGAAACGGGCCTGTTCAAATAATGGAATCTGTGAAACGGGAGTTGGCCGCTGTGTCAAGGCTTGAAACACCATTACTGGATAAAGTAGAGCTGCCGGCAGATTTGCGGGCGCTGGATGAAGCCGATCTGCCGCAACTGGCTGAGGAATTGCGGGCCGAGACCATTGATGTTGTCTCCACGACCGGCGGCCATCTGGGGGCAGGGCTTGGTGTTGTCGAGTTGACTGTTGCGCTGCATTATGTGTTTGATACGCCCAATGACCGGATTATCTGGGATGTCGGCCACCAGGCCTATCCTCATAAAATTTTGACCGGCCGGCGTGGCCGTATCCGTACACTGCGCCAGGAAGGCGGCCTTTCCGGCTTTACCAAACGCGCGGAAAGCGTCTATGATCCCTTCGGGGCCGGGCATTCCTCCACCTCGATTTCCGCCGGTCTCGGCATGGCGGTGGCCTCCGGCCTGAAGAAGGAAGAGCGCAGTGTGATCGCTGTTATCGGTGATGGCGCGATGTCGGCCGGCATGGCCTATGAGGCGCTCAACAATGCCGGTGCGCTCAATGCCCGCCTGGTTGTTATTTTAAACGATAATGATATGTCCATTGCGCCGCCGACCGGCGCGATGAGCGCTTATCTGGCGCGCCTTGTTTCAAGCCCTGTCTATCGCAGCCTGCGCGAGCGCGCCAAAATGCTGACGCGCAAGCTGCCGCGGTTTTTTTCGGACAAGGCGCGGCTTTCGGAAGAATATGCCCGCGGCTTTCTGACGGGCGGCGGCACTTTGTTTGAAGAGCTCGGCTTTTATTATATCGGCCCGATTGACGGCCATAATCTTGGCGCCATGTTGCCGGTTTTGAAAAATGTCCGTGACGGACTGCGAAGGCCGGTGCTGATTCACGTTGTCACCCGCAAGGGCAAGGGCTATCCGCCGGCGGAAGCGGCGGCAGACAAATATCATGGTGTCAACCGTTTTGATGTCATGACCGGCCAGCAGGAGAAGTCGCCGGGCAATGCCCCGTCCTATACCAAGGTTTTTGCCTCATCCCTTGTTGAGGAAGCCCGCCATGACGAGAAAATTGTCGCCATCACTGCGGCTATGCCGGGTGGCACCGGGCTGGATCTTTTTGCCGAACATTTCCCCGAAAGGGTTTATGATGTCGGCATTGCCGAGCAGCACGCCGTCACTTTTGCGGCGGGTCTGGCGACGGAAGGGCTGAAACCGTTCGCGGCGATTTATTCGACCTTTTTGCAGCGCGGCTATGACCAGATTGTCCATGATGTTTCCATTCAGAAATTGCCGGTGCGTTTCGCCATTGACCGGGCAGGGTTTGTCGGTGCCGATGGCTCAACCCATGCGGGCAGTTTTGACACCGGTTTTCTCACGGCCCTGCCCGGTTTTGTCGTTATGGCGGCGGCGGATAACAGCGAGTTGATGCATATGGTGCGCACGGCTGCCGCTTATGATGAAGGGCCGGTTTCCTTCCGCTATCCGCGGGGGGAAGGTCTCGCCATGGACTTGCCGGAGCGCGGCGAAATTCTGGCCATAGGCAAGGGCCGGGTTCTGCGGGAAGGCAACAAGGTTGCGCTGCTGTCATTTGGCACCCGGCTTTATGAAGCGCTTGCCGCTGCGGATGAACTGGCCATTGCCGGCTTGTCGGCAACAGTGGCGGATGCCCGTTTTGCCAAGCCGCTGGATGAAGAGCTGATTGCCCGTCTGGTACGCGAACATGAGGTGCTAGTGACGATTGAAGAGGGGGCGATGAACGGCTTTGGCGCGCAGGTGCTGCAATATCTGGCGCGGGCGGGGCTGCTTGACAATGGCATAAAAGTGCGCACTTTGGCCCTGCCCGATGTTTATCTCAATCATGGTGTACAAAATAAAGTGATGTCACGCATCGGTCTTGACAGCAAGGGCATTGTTGAAACGGTTTTTGCCGCGCTGGACCATGAAACGCTGGCTATCCCGTCGATTACGGCCTGAAAGGGATTATAAGACACGTGCATGAGGAAGTGACGATATCCGCCGTTGGCGCGGGCGGTGAAGGTGTGGCAAAGACAGCATCCGGTGCTGTCTGTGTGCCGTTTGCCCTGCCTGGCGAAGTCGTCAATATTGCGCGCGCTGGTGATGGCGCGCTGGTGATGGCGTTAAAACAGGCCTCGCCTGCCCGGGTTGTGCCGCCTTGTCAATATTTTGAAAGCTGCGGCGGTTGTGTTTTGCAGCACTGGCGGCTGGAAGAGTATCAGCACTGGAAGCGTGAACTGGTCGTGACAGCATTGCAGGCACGCGGCCTTGATGTGCCGGTTGATGCGCTGGTGCCCGCACACGCCTGCAGCCGCCGCCGTATCATGTTAAGTGCACGGCTGACGGCAAAAGGGCAGGTTGTCGGCTTTAACCGCTATCACAGCCATGATGTGGTGGAAGTGACCGAATGCCCCGTTACAGTGGCGGAAATCACCAGCCGGTTTGACGATTTGCGCCTTGTGGCCGGTGCTCTGTCGGGGCGCAACAAAATGCTGCACCTGACGGTGACGCTGGCCGGAAACGGCCTTGATATTGCGATAACAGGCGCCAAGGCGCTGGAAGAGGCCGAGCGCCAGCGGCTGGTGCGGCTGTGCCTGGGCAAGCAGTTTGCCCGTATTGCGGTTGATGGTGAAATTATTGTCGAGCGGGAAAAGCCGCGGCTTGATTTTGGCGGTGTCACGGTGGAAATTCCTTCCGGCGGGTTTTTGCAGGCGACAGCGGAAGCTGAAAATATTTTGCAGAAGCTGGTGCTGGAGGGGCTTGGCAAAACAAGACAGGCGCTGGATCTGTTTGCCGGTGTGGGAACATTCACCTTCCCGATGGCAAAAAGGATGAATGTGCACGCCGTGGAATTTGACAAGCCGGCCTTGGCGGCAATGGAGCGCGCGGCGCGCCGGGCAACAGGCTTGAAGAAATTCAGCCATGAGCAGCGCGATCTGTTCCGCCGGCCCTTGTCGCATAAGGAAATTGCCGGTTTTGACGGGCTGGTGTTTGACCCGCCGCGCGCCGGTGCCGAGGCGCAGGTTGCAGAAATCGCCAGGGCGATTGTGCCGCGGGTGGTGGCGGTGTCGTGCAATCCGGTGACACTTGCCCGTGATTTGAAAATTCTGGTGGATGGCGGTTATGCAATCAAACGCATTGTGCCGGTTGACCAGTTTTTATGGACGCCGCATGTGGAAGCGGTGGCGTTTCTTGCCCGCCGCCGGCCGAAACCGGGTTGGAAGCTGTAGCTGAATCTCCGGGTTAAGGAGAAGGTTTTTAAATTTTAATTTAAGAAATTTTTGCTCTATATTTGCTATGGCATGATAAAAGTGTTGGAGGACGAAACGGACCGTGACACAATGGATTTATGTGTTTGGTGATGAGAGAGCGGCAGCCCTTGACAATGCCGCCCTTTATCTGGGCGGCAAGGGGGCAGGGCTGGCGCAGATGACGCGCCTTGGCCTGCCTGTGCCGCCGGGTTTTACCATCACGACCGAACTTTGCCGCTGGTTTTATGCCCATGAGCGCCGTTTTCCGCCCGCCTTGTCACAGGCGCTTGCAACAGCGCTTGCCGCAGTGGAGCGTTTAACCGGCCGCCGTTTTGGCAAGACCGCATATCCGCTTCTGCTTTCGGTGCGTTCTGGCGCGCCTGTTTCCATGCCGGGCCAGATGGATACGGTTTTGAATGTCGGGCTGAATGACCGGACGGTGGCAGCGCTGGCGGCACAGGCCGGGGCGCAGTTTGCCTATGACAGTTACCGCCGTTTTATCCATATGTACAGCGTGCTGGTGCTGGGTATGGATACGGATGTTTTTGAAGCTATTCTTGATGAGGTGCAGGCAGGGCGTGAAATGGAGGAGATGCCCGCCGCTGATTGGCAGGAGATATGCCGCCGCTACAAGGCCCGTGTTGAAGGTGAACTGGGCGAACCCTTTCCGCAAGAGCCGCAAACACAGCTTGTCGCGGCGGTGCGCGCTGTTTTGACCAGCTGGATGAGTGCGCGCGCCACCCTTTACCGCAGTCTGTATAATATTCCTGAAAGCGCAGGCACGGCAGTCACAGTGCAGGCAATGGTGTTTGGCAATATGGGGCAGCGGTCGGCAACCGGTGTCGCCTATACCCGTAATCCGGCAACCGGCGAGAACAGTGTTTATGGCGAATTTTTGCCCAATGCGCAGGGCGATGATGTGGTGTCCGGTATTCGCACCCCGCAACAAATCAGCGAAAAAGCCCGCCTTGCCGCCGGTGAACAGCGCCCTTCGCTTGAGCGCGCCATGCCGGAGGCCTTTGCAGCCTTGCGGATAACAGCGGCAAGGCTGGAGCGTCATTACCGCGCTGTGCAGGATATTGAGTTTACCATTGAAGAGGGCAGGCTGTGGCTGCTGCAAACCCGTAAGGCGCATTGTACGTCCGCGGCCAGTCTGAAAATCGCTGTTGCGATGGTGCGGGAACACCTGATTGACCGGCGTGAGGTGGTGTTGCGGGTTGAGGCGGAAGGGTTGCGGCATCTGCTTGCGCCGGTGATTGACCCGGCAGCGCAGCGGGTGGTGATTGCCCGCGGGCTGCCTGTGTCCCCCGGGGTGGCAACGGGGCGGCTGGTCTTTTCTTCGCTTGCCGCTGTTGAAGCACAGGCGCGCGGTGAAGCGGTTATTCTGGTGCGGCCTGAAACCAGCCCCTATGATATTCATGGCATGAATGCCGCTGCCGCTATTGTGACGATACATGGCGGTGTCGGCAGCCATGCCGCGGCGATTGCACGGGGCATGGGCAAGCCCTGTGTATGCGGGGCGGGCGAAATTTATATCGACAAGGATGAAAACGGCATGAGGGTGGCCGGAAAATTTTATGAGCATGGCGCGCCTGTCAGTGTTGATGGCAACAGCGGCGAGATACTGGCTGGTGCGGTTGCCTTGCGCGCACCGGATTTGCCGGCGGATTTTACCACTTTTATGCAATGGGTGGATGAACTGGATGAGGGGGAGAACAAGACCGCCAAACCGGATGCGCGTCTTGTCCATGTGCAGGCGAGGTTGCGGGAAAATGCTTAAACCTGCCGCTGTTCTGCTTTTATCACTCTGTTTTTCCGCGCCGGTTTTGGCCGTCAATACCCTTGCGCCGCGTCTTGAAGTGCAGCGGGGGCAGGGCACACCGCAAGTGGCGCTGACGCTGGATTTATGTATGGGGCAGACCGACCGGCGGATTTTTGATCTGCTGATTGCCGAGAAAATCCCCGCAACGCTGTTTGTCACCCGCCGCTGGCTGGTGACAAACAGCACGGCAGTGGCGCAGATCCGCGCCCATCCCGAATTGTTTGAAATCGGCAATCACGGGGCGGAGCATGTTCCCGCGCTTGATCATGCGGGCAAGGTTTACGGGCTGAAAACCGCCGGCACGCTTTATAATATCTGCCGCGAAGCGGAAGGCGGTGCGGCGGCAATCCGTGAAGCGGGGCTGGCGCGGCATTATATGGGCTGGTATCGCGGTGCGGCAGCCCTATATTCTCCCCATGCCATTGCAATGCTTGAAGGACAGGGCTTGCGGATTGCCGGTTTTTCGCTCAATGCTGATATGGGGGCATCGCTCCCGGCGGCAGTTGTCGCAAGGCGTATCGGTATGGCGCACAATGGCGATGTGGTGATCGCCCATATGAATCAGCCCGGGCGGCCATCCGGTGCCGGTGTTGTATCCGGCATTTCCGCATTAAAGCAGAAGGGGTTCCGCTTTATCCGCTTGTCGGACGGAGCGGCGCCGGTTAGGCCCGCAACCAGATTACCGCGCAGTTGCGCAGAATTTTTGAAAGAGCAGCCCCGCTTATGAAACGTAAATATTATCGCCCGCAATCTCATGCTGCTCCATGGTCGCCCCGCTTTGGCTGGCTGGCGTTGCTCAGCCTGCTGGTGATTATTGTGCTGCATCATTTTGGCGCCCTGGCAACCGGAAAACTGCCGCTTGTCGGTTTGCTGCCGCTGATTGCCGCGCTGATTGCGCTTGCCTGTGCTGCAAGGGGGCTTTATCTGTTATGGACATATGGCGCCAAAGGCGGCATGGCTTCCTTGCGTGGCGGTATTCTGGCCCTGTTGACACTGGCGCCGATTACACTTGCTGTCGGCGCATGGTTTTATCTGCCGCCGATCAACCAGATTTCAACCGATCTTGTCAATCCGCCGGCTTTTCTGCCCGGTGCGCGGCCGGCTGACGCCCGGCCGGTTGATAATAACTGGGCACAGCAGACAGCAGAACAACTGGCGGCCTGGCCGCAACTGGGCGGGTTGCGCTATGACGGCTCGCCCGACACCATTGCCAAGGCTGTGTTGCGGGCGCTTGAAGCGCTTGACTGGAAGGTTGCCGGCCAAAGAGGTAAAGGTGAAGATACAGAACTGGTGATTGAAGCACAGGCAAAAACGATGATTATGGGGTTCATCTCCGATATTGTTATTCGTCTGCAGGATGAGGGCGACACCACTTATGTCGATGTCCGTTCTGCCTCACGTTATCTGCCGCGCGATTTTGGCGCCAATGCCCGCTTTGTCCGCCAGTTCATGAGTGAGCTTGATGCACAGGTATGGTCAACGCCGGATTCCGACGAGTAAATAGCGGCTGTCGCGATCAGGGTGGGCGCTTTGTGGCGTGACAAGGCCGCGCGCTGTCAGATTTTCAAGATGGGCGAAGACAGAAAGAGCCGCAGCCTCACGCAGTTGTTCCGGCATCTCGGGATAAATAGCTTGGACAATCGTATCAATCGTTGTATCCCTTTTAATGATACGTTCCAAAATTGCCCGCTCGCGCATTTTGCGGTGGACTTTCAGGGCGCGGACGAATTTATGCGCCTCGTATAAAACACCGCCATGGCCGGGATAATAAAGCGTTTCCTGACGTTTTAACAGCTTGTCGAGTGAAGCCATATAGTCCTGCATCACCCCTTCGGGCGGGGCGATCATAGTGGGTGCCCAGGCCATGACATGGTCGCCGGAAAACAAACAGGTGTTTGATCGGCCATCATCTGTCGGGCGGTTTCCCGTTGCAAGGGCAAAAACAAAATGATCTGCTGTGTGGCCGGGGGTGGCGATGGCTGTCAGCACCATGTCGCCGAGCGGGATTGCAGCCCCGTCTGCAAGGAACAGGCCGGGAGCGGCATTCATGCCATGAATAATATTATAGGGGCTGTTTTCAGCCGCTGCCACCGGCGCGTTGAAATATGCCGCCATACGCTGCGCCAGTGCGGCATGGTCCTGATGGGCATGGGTGAGCACGATATGGCTGACAGGCCGCCCGCCTGTTGCGGCCATGACAGCGGCAAAGTGCGATTCATCATCCGGCCCCGGGTCAAGAATGACAAGCGTCTGCCTGCCGACAAGGTAAGTGTTTGTGCCGGTAAAAGTCAGCACGCCGGTATTGGGTGCGGTGATACGGACCACATCCGGCTGAAGCGTGACAGGTTCGCCATAAGGCGGGGTAAAATCTTTATCAAAAACAAGGGCCATGCATTTATCATGGTATGCTGGAATGATAAAAGCAATGGAACCGCATCATTTTTTGATATTTCAGGTCTGCGATATTGCGTTTTTAGCTGTAAATCGTTATAAGGCGCGCGTGGGGAGAAAATCCCGCAGCTTTTGAATATGCGGACAATCATCATGTCCGCGGCTTTGGGGTATAGCCAAGCGGTAAGGCATCGGTTTTTGGTACCGACATTCCCTGGTTCGAATCCAGGTACCCCAGCCATTTTCCCAATGATTTCAGAAATATATATTCAGTGCTTTGCTTTTGGCGAAGCACATATGTTCTTGTCTCACATCATCAGGAAAAATTATGGTACGGGTGGTCGGACTCGAACCGACACTCTGTTAAGAAATGGATTTTGAGTCCATCGCGTCTACCAGTTCCGCCACACCCGCAAAGATCAGGCCGGAAATGCCTTGCGGCATCAAGGCAGAGCGAATATACCTGCATCTGCGCCGCCGTCAACTGTTTCCTGATAGCTTTTCCAAAAATATCCGTTTATTATGCGCCACCTGTCGTAAAATGGGAAATAAAATAGATGTTTGCACGCTTGAGAGACTGGACGGTTTCACTTGCCCAGCGCCGGGCGGCAGAATACTGGCTGGCTTTCTTATGTTTTGCTGAAAGTTCAGTCTTTCCGATTCCCTCAGATCTGCTGTTTGTGCCCATGGCGCTGATTCGCATGGACAAGGTGTGGCGCTATGCGTTGATCTCGTCAATTTTTTCAGTGCTGGGCGGCATTTTCGGCTGGCTTATCGGCTTTTATGCCTATGATATGCTGGCAAGGCCGATTCTGGATTTTTATGGGGTCTATGAAGAGTTTGAAGGCTGGCGGATCTATGTTGCCGGCAATGTCTGGCTGATTTTATTGTTGCTTGTCACTTCCGGCCTTGCCCATCTGCCACCGATGAAGATTGTGACCATTCTGTCCGGGGCAATCGGTTTCAATTTCTGGGTGTTTCTGCTTTCCGCCATTGTTGCGCGCACGGCGCGGTTTTATCTGCTGGCCTGGCTGGTCAAACGCTATGGCGTGGCTATTTTAGGCTTTCTCGGCCGCCGTCTGAAACAGATAGTGACGGGTGTGGTGGTGGCGGTGATTGCCGCCGCTGTCGGCTATATGGTGTTTTATACCTGAAGAAACGGGAGTTTCAATGTCGCATTCTGTCTATAACCGCGCTGTTGTTTTTGCTTTTCTGTTGCTGGTGCTGCTGGCGGGTACGGTTTTGACCGCGCTTGCCTTTGAACATATCGGAGGCCTTATCCCCTGTGTCTTGTGTTTGCAGGAGCGTATCCCCTATTATATCGGCGTGCCGTTGATGGGGCTGGCTGTGCTGCTTGCTCTTGTCCGCCGCTGGCCGGTCCTGATTGGGCTGCTGTTTGTCGCGGTGTTTTTGTTGATGGCGGCAGATGCCGGATTGTCGGCTTATCATGCCGGTGTTGAATGGGGCTGGTGGGCAGGGCCGGCGGGATGTTCAGGCAATGGGCCGATGGAAAGCCAGAATGCGCAGGACCTGTTCGCGGCCTTTGACGAAGTGCGCCCGGCGCCGTGTGATACACCGGCGCTGGTGATTTTCGGGCTGTCCATGGCCGGGTGGAACGCTGTCGCCGGTCTTCTCTATGCCGCCCTTGCCTTTGCCGCCGCTTTGGCCATGCGCCGGAAGCGTTAAGCTCTTGGGCTTAATTGTAATAAACCGCAATGCGGCGATTGTTGATAAGCTGGACACTGATATCAATATCATAGATATTGCGCAGGCAGCCGGGTTCAATAATGATATCCGGCGTGCCTTTGGCAATCACCCTGCCTTCACGCATGGCGACAATCATATCGGAATAGCAGGAGGCAAAGTTGATGTCGTGCAGAACCAGCATGATGGTTTTGCCAAGTTCATCCGCCGCGCGGCGCAAAAGCCGCATCATGATGACAGAATGCTTCATGTCGAGATTGTTCAGCGGCTCATCAAGCAGGATATAATCGGTATCCTGGCAGATAACCATGGCGACAAAAGCGCGCTGGCGCTGCCCGCCGGAAAGTTCATCCAGAAAGCGGTTCTCCAGCGTTTCCAGCCCCAGATAATGAATGGCCTGATCCACATGAGCCTTGTCTTCCACAGTCGGCCGGCCTTTGGAATAGGGATAGCGGCCGAAAGTGACAAGGTCGCGCACTGTCAGGCGCGAGGTGATGGTGTTTTCCTGCCGCAGAATAGCAAGGTGGCGCGCCAGCCGGTCACTCGGCGTGTTATGCACATCCATGCCATTGACAGTGATGGCGCCGCCGTCCATGGGAACAAGCCGGCTTATCATCATCAGCAATGTCGATTTCCCCGCGCCATTGGGGCCGATGATTGAGGTGAGGCCGCCGGCGGGCAGGGTCAGGCTGACATCATCAACGACAACATGATCGCCATAGGTTTTGCGGACCTTTTCAAGTTTGATCACCGCATTTTTCCTTTCAGCAGCAGGAGAATAAACACAATACCGCCGACAAATTCGATAATGATCGACAGCGGAACATTGAACCGGAAAACATATTCGAGCATAAATTGCCCGCCGACCAGAAAAATAACGGCGAGAAGCACAGCAACCGGCAGAATAATACGATGCTGTATGGAACGGCAGAGA
This is a stretch of genomic DNA from Candidatus Tokpelaia hoelldoblerii. It encodes these proteins:
- the ribAB gene encoding 3,4-Dihydroxy-2-butanone 4-phosphate synthase (bhsal03680), with translation MGKKTDKVAAAIEAFGRGEIVVVSDDDGRENEGDLIVAAVHCTPEKMAFIVRHTSGIVCTAIPQEEARRLNLAPMVADNDSPHTTAFTVTVDYRHGTTTGISAEDRTLTVRNLANPNAQAVDFVRPGHVFPLIAREGGVLTRSGHTEAGVDLCRLNNLPPVGVLCELVNDDGTVMRGEALEAFAKKHKLHRITVAELIAWRRQKETLVEHLGQITVETAAGRAVAHSYHLPWESIQHVAIVIGDIGDGENVPVRLHREHVLQDVFNPQHRLDTILQQMKTEHGRGVLVYLRAGSVGVGAGEQDQQHQRGDEDHKEAMVRDEEWRHIGLGAQILRHLGLRSIILLASKERHYVGLEGFGIRIARTEIIKG
- the xseB gene encoding Exodeoxyribonuclease 7 small subunit (bhsal03690) gives rise to the protein MTKTADNADIGSLSFEQALEQLEKIVENLERGDVALEQSIRIYERGEALKKHCEKLLAAAESKVEKIRLGREGAPQGLEPLDEE
- the dxs gene encoding 1-deoxy-D-xylulose-5-phosphate synthase (bhsal03700); this translates as MSRLETPLLDKVELPADLRALDEADLPQLAEELRAETIDVVSTTGGHLGAGLGVVELTVALHYVFDTPNDRIIWDVGHQAYPHKILTGRRGRIRTLRQEGGLSGFTKRAESVYDPFGAGHSSTSISAGLGMAVASGLKKEERSVIAVIGDGAMSAGMAYEALNNAGALNARLVVILNDNDMSIAPPTGAMSAYLARLVSSPVYRSLRERAKMLTRKLPRFFSDKARLSEEYARGFLTGGGTLFEELGFYYIGPIDGHNLGAMLPVLKNVRDGLRRPVLIHVVTRKGKGYPPAEAAADKYHGVNRFDVMTGQQEKSPGNAPSYTKVFASSLVEEARHDEKIVAITAAMPGGTGLDLFAEHFPERVYDVGIAEQHAVTFAAGLATEGLKPFAAIYSTFLQRGYDQIVHDVSIQKLPVRFAIDRAGFVGADGSTHAGSFDTGFLTALPGFVVMAAADNSELMHMVRTAAAYDEGPVSFRYPRGEGLAMDLPERGEILAIGKGRVLREGNKVALLSFGTRLYEALAAADELAIAGLSATVADARFAKPLDEELIARLVREHEVLVTIEEGAMNGFGAQVLQYLARAGLLDNGIKVRTLALPDVYLNHGVQNKVMSRIGLDSKGIVETVFAALDHETLAIPSITA
- a CDS encoding tRNA (Uracil-5-)-methyltransferase (bhsal03710) — encoded protein: MHEEVTISAVGAGGEGVAKTASGAVCVPFALPGEVVNIARAGDGALVMALKQASPARVVPPCQYFESCGGCVLQHWRLEEYQHWKRELVVTALQARGLDVPVDALVPAHACSRRRIMLSARLTAKGQVVGFNRYHSHDVVEVTECPVTVAEITSRFDDLRLVAGALSGRNKMLHLTVTLAGNGLDIAITGAKALEEAERQRLVRLCLGKQFARIAVDGEIIVEREKPRLDFGGVTVEIPSGGFLQATAEAENILQKLVLEGLGKTRQALDLFAGVGTFTFPMAKRMNVHAVEFDKPALAAMERAARRATGLKKFSHEQRDLFRRPLSHKEIAGFDGLVFDPPRAGAEAQVAEIARAIVPRVVAVSCNPVTLARDLKILVDGGYAIKRIVPVDQFLWTPHVEAVAFLARRRPKPGWKL
- a CDS encoding Pyruvate, phosphate dikinase (bhsal03720), whose protein sequence is MTQWIYVFGDERAAALDNAALYLGGKGAGLAQMTRLGLPVPPGFTITTELCRWFYAHERRFPPALSQALATALAAVERLTGRRFGKTAYPLLLSVRSGAPVSMPGQMDTVLNVGLNDRTVAALAAQAGAQFAYDSYRRFIHMYSVLVLGMDTDVFEAILDEVQAGREMEEMPAADWQEICRRYKARVEGELGEPFPQEPQTQLVAAVRAVLTSWMSARATLYRSLYNIPESAGTAVTVQAMVFGNMGQRSATGVAYTRNPATGENSVYGEFLPNAQGDDVVSGIRTPQQISEKARLAAGEQRPSLERAMPEAFAALRITAARLERHYRAVQDIEFTIEEGRLWLLQTRKAHCTSAASLKIAVAMVREHLIDRREVVLRVEAEGLRHLLAPVIDPAAQRVVIARGLPVSPGVATGRLVFSSLAAVEAQARGEAVILVRPETSPYDIHGMNAAAAIVTIHGGVGSHAAAIARGMGKPCVCGAGEIYIDKDENGMRVAGKFYEHGAPVSVDGNSGEILAGAVALRAPDLPADFTTFMQWVDELDEGENKTAKPDARLVHVQARLRENA
- a CDS encoding Putative lipoprotein (bhsal03730) encodes the protein MLKPAAVLLLSLCFSAPVLAVNTLAPRLEVQRGQGTPQVALTLDLCMGQTDRRIFDLLIAEKIPATLFVTRRWLVTNSTAVAQIRAHPELFEIGNHGAEHVPALDHAGKVYGLKTAGTLYNICREAEGGAAAIREAGLARHYMGWYRGAAALYSPHAIAMLEGQGLRIAGFSLNADMGASLPAAVVARRIGMAHNGDVVIAHMNQPGRPSGAGVVSGISALKQKGFRFIRLSDGAAPVRPATRLPRSCAEFLKEQPRL
- a CDS encoding Hypothetical protein (bhsal03740) produces the protein MKRKYYRPQSHAAPWSPRFGWLALLSLLVIIVLHHFGALATGKLPLVGLLPLIAALIALACAARGLYLLWTYGAKGGMASLRGGILALLTLAPITLAVGAWFYLPPINQISTDLVNPPAFLPGARPADARPVDNNWAQQTAEQLAAWPQLGGLRYDGSPDTIAKAVLRALEALDWKVAGQRGKGEDTELVIEAQAKTMIMGFISDIVIRLQDEGDTTYVDVRSASRYLPRDFGANARFVRQFMSELDAQVWSTPDSDE
- a CDS encoding Beta-lactamase domain-containing protein (bhsal03750) is translated as MALVFDKDFTPPYGEPVTLQPDVVRITAPNTGVLTFTGTNTYLVGRQTLVILDPGPDDESHFAAVMAATGGRPVSHIVLTHAHQDHAALAQRMAAYFNAPVAAAENSPYNIIHGMNAAPGLFLADGAAIPLGDMVLTAIATPGHTADHFVFALATGNRPTDDGRSNTCLFSGDHVMAWAPTMIAPPEGVMQDYMASLDKLLKRQETLYYPGHGGVLYEAHKFVRALKVHRKMRERAILERIIKRDTTIDTIVQAIYPEMPEQLREAAALSVFAHLENLTARGLVTPQSAHPDRDSRYLLVGIRR
- a CDS encoding Hypothetical protein (bhsal03760); amino-acid sequence: MFARLRDWTVSLAQRRAAEYWLAFLCFAESSVFPIPSDLLFVPMALIRMDKVWRYALISSIFSVLGGIFGWLIGFYAYDMLARPILDFYGVYEEFEGWRIYVAGNVWLILLLLVTSGLAHLPPMKIVTILSGAIGFNFWVFLLSAIVARTARFYLLAWLVKRYGVAILGFLGRRLKQIVTGVVVAVIAAAVGYMVFYT
- the dsbB gene encoding Disulfide bond formation protein B (bhsal03770), which encodes MSHSVYNRAVVFAFLLLVLLAGTVLTALAFEHIGGLIPCVLCLQERIPYYIGVPLMGLAVLLALVRRWPVLIGLLFVAVFLLMAADAGLSAYHAGVEWGWWAGPAGCSGNGPMESQNAQDLFAAFDEVRPAPCDTPALVIFGLSMAGWNAVAGLLYAALAFAAALAMRRKR
- a CDS encoding ABC transporter ATP-binding domain (bhsal03780), which produces MIKLEKVRKTYGDHVVVDDVSLTLPAGGLTSIIGPNGAGKSTLLMMISRLVPMDGGAITVNGMDVHNTPSDRLARHLAILRQENTITSRLTVRDLVTFGRYPYSKGRPTVEDKAHVDQAIHYLGLETLENRFLDELSGGQRQRAFVAMVICQDTDYILLDEPLNNLDMKHSVIMMRLLRRAADELGKTIMLVLHDINFASCYSDMIVAMREGRVIAKGTPDIIIEPGCLRNIYDIDISVQLINNRRIAVYYN